A stretch of Primulina tabacum isolate GXHZ01 chromosome 13, ASM2559414v2, whole genome shotgun sequence DNA encodes these proteins:
- the LOC142523065 gene encoding uncharacterized protein LOC142523065, whose product MEADFWRQKAACHWLEDGERNTKLFHNMVKKKRVANKIFRIWDNGVCLTSPELIQQLGASFFQHLLTGDPSALASPDFSGFPSVISAVENEGIVVTPSLEEVRATVFSIHPDSVAGPDGFSSAFFQHCWEIVHQDVFDVVLDFFRGSPLPQGFTATTITLIPKVAGAHAWSDFRPISMCNVPNKIISKLLYSRLRVVAERLISPNQSGFVPGRMISDNILLAQELTHSLTLPTRGGNVILKLDMAKAYDRVQWPFLFEVLRHFGFSERVVEMVSACISHCHFSVNINGSLSGFFGSTRGLRQGDPLSPMLFILGAEYLSRGLDRLYLQHPELRYRSGCDILIFHLAYADDVIIFANGGSRSLRRLMGLLHHYENCSGQLVNAVKRSVILPPRCSERLRSRILRITRFAEGHLPLKYLRVPLFRGNRVCSLFEHLLQSVRRKLEGWEIRTLSLGSRITLIRSVLLSMPIYLFQVVQPPLAVMEKLELVFNAFLWGSRTLEKKWHWAKWSRACLPVMEGGLGFRRLKDLVDSFSIKLWFRFRQGSSLWARFLLRKYCQMDAPASVLPRGLISPTRRRLLRIKPRAEPGIRWRVGLGDVSFWDDIWFGDTALSSQCEVRGGRDVRVFHFLSEGAWDFDLLCAVVAPSVAEAITLTPIAFGEPDLALWIHSSDGAFSIRSAWELVRLRDPVSDILTPCWGRWLRPTMSFFLWRFWHQWLPLDDMLQRRGFELASRCQCCVMSETFTHVFIDGPIARYVWHFFGAIFRVRIPCTGDLRLFVSAWKRNLHWAPGGHVKEFLPFIVLWFLWMARNDAKHRQLRISGETVKSQILSYLRLARAAFIVKPKHWLGAFEAARSLGIFVAFQRTHRLAIVRWLCPPPGCFKLNVDGSSRGNPGESSVGGVVRDSSGRVVLSFSEFIRVGTNVRAELWAVWRGLLICSDLGLFPLWVETDSQISLQILRSRRCHWDLHHTVTRILFLLRGRAVHFSHIFREGNSVADALAARAHTIRVLSLWSALFLWIWVDSRTFSIGAFIWTTLFSGGRSLQASPWPPLSIFCVLLPGFMVALDDLSQWIRPRAEPGLRWRVGLRDVSFWDDIWFWDVPLSSRCVVRGGRDVRVSHFLSEGSWDFDRLCAVVAPSVAEEIVLIPVLSGDPDMARWIHSSDGAFSCVEERFGLVPGGHVREFLPCIVLWFLWTARNDAKHRHLPVSGETVKYQILYYLRLAHSARTVKPRHWLGVFHVARLLGTVLLGVSLFPRFASLALLARHMSSFTGVYWMSWWSQGLFPDDPLHCYDTFVRFILQMLDLFCSGWIAIFILPFYRHCTVISWPALILTAGIHTVIRSQIRVVLTDWILQGDGSEMRVSSWIPHSSPSYHLIFLAVLTLSAARI is encoded by the exons atggaggcggatttttggagaCAGAAAGCTGCTTGCCACtggttagaggatggtgagaggaacaccaaactctttcacAACATGGTGAAGAAGAAAAGGGTGGCGAATAAGATTTTCCGCATCTGGGATAATGGGGTAtgcctgacgtctcctgagTTGATTCAGCAGTTGGGAGCCTCGTTTTTCCAGCATTTGCTTACTGGTGACCCCTCTGCGCTTGCgagtcctgatttttcgggctTCCCCTCCGTTATCTCTGCTGTGGAGAATGAGGGTATTGTTGTGACCCCTTCTTTGGAGGAGGTTCGTGCGACCGTCTTCTCCATACATCCTGATAGTGTGGCTGGGCCTGATGGCTTCTCCTCggcgttctttcagcattgtTGGGAGATTgttcatcaggatgtttttgatgTTGTCCTGGATTTTTTCAGGGGTTCTCCCCTCCCCCAGGGTTTTACCGCCACCACAATCACTCTGATCCCCAAAGTCGCGGGTGCTCATGCTTGGTCGGACTTCCGTCCGATTAGTATGTGCAATGTCCCTAATAAGATCATCTCTAAGCTGTTGTACTCTCGGCTGAGGGTTGTGGCGGAGAGACTTATTTCaccgaatcagagtggcttcgttCCGGGTCGGATGATCTCCGATAATATTCTCCTAgcccaggagctcactcacagtCTCACTCTCCCCACTCGTGGCGGTAATGTTATcctgaagttggatatggccaaggcctatgaCAGGGTCCAGTGGCCTTTCCTCTTCGAGGTTTTGAGACACTTTGGTTTCTCGGAGCGGGTTGTGGAGATGGTCTCGGCTTGCATatctcattgtcatttctccgtgaacatCAATGGCTCTCTCTCGGGGTTCTTTGGTTCCACTAGAGGCCTCAGACAGGGCGATCCCTTGTCCCCCATgcttttcattttgggggcggagTACCTATCGCGCGGCCTTGACCGCctctacctgcagcatcctgAGCTCAGGTACCGCTCTGGTTGTGATATCCTGATTTTCCATCTGGCTTAtgctgatgatgtcattattttcgccaatggtgggtctcgtAGTTTGCGGCGCCTTATGGGTTTACTGCATCATTATGAGAATTGTTCGGGTCAGCTGGTGAACGCTGTCAAAAGATCTGTTATcttgcctccgaggtgctctgAGCGACTTCGCTCTCGGATTTTGCGCATCACCAGGTTTGCGGAGGGTCATTTGCCCCTCAAGTACCTCAGAGTCCCCTTGTTTAGGGGTAACCGAGTATGTTCCCTTTTTGAGCACCTCCTACAAtctgttcgtaggaagttagagggttgggagatcCGGACGCTCTCTCTGGGTAGCCGCATAACCCTTATCCGCAGTgtgctcctctccatgccgatttatctgtttcaggtggtACAGCCACCGcttgctgtcatggagaagcttgagcTGGTTTTCAACGCTTTTCTCTGGGGGTCGCGGACACTGGAGAAGAAATGGCACTGGGCCAAGTGGTCTCGAGCCTGTCTCCCAGTGATGGAGGGtggtcttggcttccgcagattgaaagatctggtGGATAGCTTTTCTATTAAGTTGTGGTTCCGGTTTCGGCAGGGCTCCTCTCTctgggcgagattccttttACGGAAGTATTGCCAGATGGATGCTCCTGCCTCTGTTCTCCCTCGTGGTTTAATATCCCCCACCAGGCGTCGTCTCCTACGGATCAAACCTCGCGCCGAGCCCGGCATTCGCTGGCGCGTTGGCCTTGGAGACGTGTCCTTTTGGGATGACATATGGTTTGGGGATACTGCTCTGTCCAGCCAGTGTGAGGTCCGTGGGGGCCGTGATGTTCGGGTTTTTCACTTTTTGTCTGAGGGGGCTTgggatttcgatcttctttgcgCTGTGGTGGCCCCTTCTGTTGCTGAGGCGATTACTTTGACCCCGATTGCCTTTGGCGAGCCTGATTTGGCGCTTTGGATTCACAGTTCTGACGGTGCTTTTTCGATTAGGTCTGCTTGGGAGCTTGTCCGATTGAGAGACCCTGTTTCTGATATCTTGACTCCTTGTTGGGGCCGTTGGTTGAGGCCCACGATGTCTTTttttctttggagattttggcatcagtggctcccgtTGGATGATATGCTCCAACGTCGTGGCTTTGAGTTGGCTTCTCGATGCCAGTGTTGTGTTATGTCAGAGACATTTACACATGTCTTCATTGATGGCCCGATAGCCCGTTATGTCTGGCATTTCTTTGGGGCCATATTTCGTGTCCGGATCCCCTGCACAGGGGATCTCAGGTTGTTCGTTAGCGCTTGGAAGAGAAATCTTCATTGGGCACCTGGGGGCCACGTCAAGGAGTTTCTGCCCTTCATTGTTTTGTGGTTTCTTTGGATGGCTCGTaatgatgcgaagcaccgtCAGTTGCGTATTTCTGGGGAGACTGTGaagtctcagattttgtcttatcTGCGTCTTGCCCGTGCTGCTTTCATTGTTAAGCCCAAGCACTGGCTTGGTgcctttgaggcggcgagatcGCTGGGAATTTTTGTTGCCTTTCAGCGGACCCATAGGTTAGCGATTGTCCGGTGGCTCTGTCCACCACCTGGGTGCTTTAAGCTGAATGTTGATGGGAGTTCGAGGGGCAATCCTGGGGAGTCGTCTGTTGGTGGTGTTGTGCGTGATTCTTCTGGCAGGGTGGTGCTCTCCTTCAGCGAGTTTATCAGAGTCGGGACCAATGTCCGGGCggagctttgggcggtttggaggggcCTTCTTATCTGTTCCGATCTCGGCCTTTTTCCCCTTTGGGTTGAGACCGATTCTCAGATTTCTCTTCAGATCCTGCGTTCTCGTCGGTGTCATTGGGACCTTCATCATACAGTCACTCGGATTCTGTTTCTTTTGAGGGGGCGGGCGGTTCATTTTTCACATATTTTTCGGGAGGGaaattcggtggcggatgcgttggcggcgagggctcatACCATTAGG GTACTGTCTCTTTGGAGtgctttgtttctttggatctGGGTGGACTCTCGCACCTTCTCCATTGGTGCTTTTATTTGGACCACCCTGTTCTCTGGCGGTCGCTctctgcaggcttctccttggCCGCCGCTTTCTATATTTTGTGTTCTCTTGCCAGGTTTTATGGTGGCTTTGGATGATCTCTCTCAGTG GATCCGCCCTCGCGCGGAGCCTGGCCTTCGTTGGCGTGTTGGTCTCAGAGATGTTTCCTTTTGGGATGACATTTGGTTTTGGGACGTTCCTTTGTCCTCCCGGTGTGTGGTCCGCGGGGGCCGTGATGTTCGGGTCTCTCATTTTCTGTCTGAGGGGTCCTGGGATTTTGATCGCCTTTGTGCGGTTGTTGCTCCTTCGGTTGCCGAGGAGATTGTTTTGATTCCTGTTCTTTCGGGAGACCCTGATATGGCACGATGGATCcatagctccgatggtgctttCTCT tGCGTGGAAGAGAGATTTGGTCTGGTCCCGGGGGGCCATGTGCGGGAGTTTCTCCCCTGCATTGTTCTTTGGTTCCTCTGGACTGCACGGAACGATGCTAAGCACCGTCATCTCCCTGTTTCTGGGGAGACGGTGAAGTATCAGATTTTGTATTACCTGCGTCTTGCCCACtctgcgcgtactgtcaagCCCAGACATTGGCTGGGTGTGTTTCATGTGGCGAGATTGCTGG gtactgttctGTTGGGGGTTTCTCTTTTTCCCCGGTTTGCCAGTCTG GCTCTCCTTGCCCGCCATATGAGTTCTTTTACAGGAGTTTACTGGATGTCGTGGTGGTCCCAGGGATTATTTCCGGACGATCCTCTTCATTGTTATGATACCTTCGTCAGATTCATACTTCAGATGCTGGATCTTTTTTGTTCTGGCTGGATTGCGATCTTCATTTTGCCCTTTTATCGTCATTGTACAGTGATTTCCTGGCCAGCTCTTATTTTGACTGCCGGGATTCATACAGTTATCCGGTCTCAGATTAGAGTCGTTTTGACAGATTGGATTCTTCAGGGTGATGGCTCAGAGATGAGAGTTTCTTCTTGGATACCGCACTCATCTCCCAGTTATCATTTGATCTTCCTCGCCGTGTTGACTCTTAGCGCTGCTcgtatttga